The genomic segment GAGCATCTGGTTTATGATTAAAGTTTTTACTTGTACTTACTATAAACTTCAACAACTGCTTCTTCACCAGTACACAAAATGTATAGTTTCAACTTTTTACAGCCATCATGTGTACAATACATATTCAGCTTCATTGATTTTTCAGTCTTAACATATTctagttttttaatatacaatatacaagtgTTATTCACTTCTTGAAGATGTTTCCTGATAACACCAGGATAcctgaaatattacaataaaacaattgtacTAACTGAGTAAAggctaataattttacattacatgtttgtataattgtatataatttaagtagatATGTAAATAGAATTTATCAAtagtaaactaaaaaattattgatttttaataatattttatgaaggtataggtactataaacacTTAAGCGGACGTTACACCGACATTTGTTGTCTATATCTTACAAGTTCCTATCATAGTACAGCAGATCAAGTTTAGCtgtgttagtttaaaaattggaatattttcaatatttttcaactgcttttgagctgtttacggacaatttcagttttaaattttttttagttttattttctataattgtcaataaaattttatttgtggggTAAAAAACCGTAAAAGTGTAATCCAAGGCTCCTGATGTATTGTTACTTaaacaaatacttaaaaacattaaaaatacatagccactatttttttttataagcatttaaagttcaaattttgaaaaaatgtatcaaatttaaaatttatttgtagtaaaaaatgtataaaaggttcaacttttatagctaaggattaaaaatttaaaacaaagttccacgtaaataggttataaatttAGAGAGCGAATGTTTAGATATTTGTATTGGCTTTCTTGCAACTTCACTAGAATGACAAATGTGGACGATTTGTCCATCACAGAGTTTGtaggaaaaaatttattttgcatattaaagcatattttggacattaaagaatatattttagcatattttagaatatattctattaatattcatagaaaatgatatattttgttaatttcttgagttataaatttttcaagcaacatttttttcaaagtaaaaaaaaattctgaaaaaaataacttgatttaagaatgataaaatttaaaaatcattcaattatCTACTTGTTTGTAATTAATGTAatcaaattgttaatattatattaattaacttagtaaatttgtttttacttttatattttttaatatttttaacttattatgtCTGTgatttgattttgtaatatccatttttatttttttaaatataaatagcaggtaaattatttaaatataaaaaatattatatttaaataccaatgTATGAactgttttacatttattatatttaaataatttacctgttacCAAAGGAATGGTGCATAACcgttattaattacttttattgaactattttagaaaaaaaaaatcatatcatCAGCATGTTTCCAAGTTTAAGGAATATTAATTAgagaatattttagtttttctataacatattagcatcatattttaagcttttaagaacCTAAAGATTCGCTcttcagttataatatataaattactctaTTCAcgataatatcatcaaatatacttagtaatatcataggtaggctgactgaccatctCCACTCGGActtgttttcttatacaatgatattatattatattattggattcaaattgaacattatccattacagtgactcacttgtaaccgactgtacagtagagcgacacccacttgcccaccttttttattattatttttgttcttttagtaggtatttaagaataatattttgtcaggTAATTAATTGTGTACCGTAtcatatttagattatttttaattattaactatttaaaatgaatcatcgattaaaatcttttattgaacttatatatttatttttaagacaaatttatagaaaaataaatcaaacaaattaaatatcatgtaactagttatatagatataaatatattaagcaaattaaaataagtttatgtttaatgtatacctTTTTGTGTTTAGTTTTCCGTCTTCAAATATATGATTCCATTCATCTTTTGGAATTATAAACTCCCCTTCTTTGAAgttacattcataatattttccttCAATGTTTAGAGGAGACACATTCTTAGAACCTCGTGGTAAAAGCTCCCCAGGGCTTTTCATTGAAATGTTTTTCACTTAAACGTTTTAATGGACTCTTTATCGGACTGATAAATTTGTCTCTCGTTTTACCAGTGTTTCTGAGTAAATCAATTGAACTATTACATTCAAACAATGAACTTCCTGTTATATTGTCATGAAATAATTTTCTTCTAGGAGTTCCTGTGGTAAAATGTCTTTGAGTAGGTGTcacaaatacaaaatttgaCTCTTTAGGACTTTGTTCCAACAATACAGTGTCATTAGAAGTGTCCAACATATTCTCTACACTAGACAAATAGATAGGTGCAACTTCCATAATGTCCTCATCTCTCTGTATaaacctaaaattatataaagtttCATCAACAACAGATAACTGTTCTGCATTGGAACCACACATTACCTTTTTCTTAGGAGTATTTTCATCTGTAATTAAATTTTCCACCTGTGACATTTTCCCCTTAATATCATTTTTGCAATTGTGTGTTAATAGTTGATCATCAACACATTCTACAATGCCAATAGCTTCATTTCGTTTTGTAGGAGTGATAAATTCATCAACAATCGACTCCTCGAGATTTGGTTTCAACAATAAAGATCCTTGTTCAGGCATAtcatttattgttattcttGTCTCCATTAACCTAGAACTTGACAAAAAATCATCACCAACAGACACCTGcccaatattttcatataacatTACTTTGTCATTTGGTGTTTTTACCTTTTTACTGtccagtttaaaaatattatgcaatgttAAAGTtactttattatgatttttcaatgCCTCTACTTTCCATTTAGCAGCATTCCATTTTATTCCCAACCTCTTGcaattttcaattacaatttcAGAGTCTACGCGCTTCACTTCATACGGTAGCTCATTCAGTACTGCCCTCACTTTgtgagtgaaattatttttttttggttcaaaCTGATTGTATAATTCCAATATATTATTCCTCCTGTCGACTAGTatctgaaatcaaatttaaactattattgatGTATTCAATATGGTGGACATGGAAATTCGAATATGTTTTCATAATCCTTATCCCTTCGCTATATCAATCAGTACATTTTTGCAAAACCCCCGTCAAAATTCTATGTCaagcgtgtgttagacaaaaacagaaaatcaccggGTGGAATCTCTAAGAAGTTGACTGTTCGAACGCGGACTGTTGAACCACCTGTTCGCGCCCGCCGACTTGACCACCAGCTGCGCCGTCGGCGCCGAACCCTCTCGAAGCCGCCTGGGTGTTCCAGCGCTTCGATCGCACGACGGCGACACCGGCTGAGCTTCGGTGATTGCGCGGTTTTTGTCGGTCTGTCTTTTTCCAACCGTTGGCACGACGCCTTGTCCGCGTCGCCGTGCCCCGACTTCGTATGAGCGAGTCGCCATCACGTGGtgtgtgccccccccccccctgagaGTGTCGCGACATCAGTCACCTGCGTGCAGCTGATCACCGGTCAACGTCGGAGCCACATACCTATCTATTGACGACAGCGGATCaggttaattttatatatgttgTAATGgtgtaattttacttttttttgtaatttatattaccttatATTTGGGCGCccttttatgtttattatttacctactttgtttacattataatatattgttttgttaggCGTCTCATACGCCGCAACCACATATACAGGGTATATTTTGTTGTTCGCCACTAATAGTCACCAGTGGGTCATCCTTCCGTGTTTACCTACTAAGTCCTTACACTGCTAGTCGATACTGCCAACCCCCTTAAGTCGTAGGAGCGTATCGGCGATAAAACATTGGTAGCAGAGCGTGGTTCTGGGCTCTGTGTGGGCCTCAGTAGTGGTGTATTTGGGCTGGTAGTCCCACTGAATAGACGTTAGGACGTTTTGTCGGACAGTGCCGTGGTGAGTTCCCCGGTAGTTATGGTTGACGGGAAGGAGGAGGAGCGTATTACGCGCATTCTGGAGCACGCAACGGCAAAGCGGACGGTCGCGGTGTCCCAAATCCGTGGCATCCATGCGATGGCCTTACGGGTCAAAAGTGAGCCAGAGTTAGCTGCGGAGTTCAGGGTTAACGCGGCTGATGTCGACGGGGCGTGGACGAATTTTAGAGTCGAGAATGATTCGGTGCTAGAGTGTTGTGTGGCGCTGCAAAAGATGGATTTATTTACGCCAGATTTACACGTTGAAGTACGGGTGTTGGTAAATGCGGCCAAGGCAATTGCCGATGCGTTAGTCCCAAAGGGTGCAGAATTAGTTGATATGTCATATATACAAGATAGGCTGTCCTCTAACCCGGCGCGTGCTGAAGAGCCAGTGAGAGGTCCGCGGCTACCGGACATACCGCTCCCTACCTTTGACGGAGATTGTCGCTACTGGCCCTCCTTCCGTGAGAGATTCACCACAGTGTTAGTAAGTACACCACACTAGTAAGTACAATGAATGTACTGACCACGGGAGGTCGAAATACGCAATTTCGTGTGCACAACGGGCGGCGCGACACGAAAGCGTCGAAAGCGCGAGCGGCTTCGACGACAAAACACGTGGATTACGTGGTTGACCACGGCTCGATTTCGCACTGCGGAAATTCGAACGGGCGACGGTAGGTAGGTAACCCAATGAACCGTGGTTTGGCACACGGGCCGATACTCGTAACGCGAAAACTGGCGTTCGCGACGAGTTAAAGAGCAGCGAGGCTCAGGTGCACGGAACACACAACAAAAATGGCGTTTTAACGGCGGCGGCGCACCGGATCGCGACATGTACGGGAATTTGCCTAGACGGCTCGGAAACGACAAAGTGTATAGCGGCGGGTGCTGGCGGCCGTCGGCTTGACCGCGACGGTACCGTCCCCTTCTTTTGAGGTACAAAGTTCACTCGCACAAttttcggcggcggcggagcaGGGTGACAACATTGCGACATATGCCTATCGCATACGAACGCGCAATTTTGAATTGCCAATTGTGTACCCAACATTTTCTCCCCACGTTGAAGTTGAAGTTCAAATCGTACACATTACAAAAATACgggataaaatacataataatataaaaataaataaacataagatAAATGAGACTAGCACTCATcacctaacaaataaataacatagaTGGAAAAGTGTGACTGATGCacgagaaaataaatatttacataatgagGACATAGGGACAAGGATCAGGGCTCGACTGGTAGACGCACAAGCTTCACGACTGGACGCTTGTAGACACCGTCCTGAGTGCGCACGGACACGACGCGAACGACATCATATGGTCCCGGATGGACCTCTAAGACACGGCCGAGACGCCACTCGGTAGGTGGTCGAGACGGGGCTTCAACGATGACCAGGTCGCCGATCGCTAGGTTCGGGGACGCCTTAAACCATTTCTGTCGACCTTGCAGCGTGGATAGGTATTCGCGTGACCACCGTTTCCAATAGGACTGATGACATTGCCGAATGAGCTGCCAACGATTCAAACGGTTGATTTTGACTTCGGTGGTGTCAGGTTCTGGCACGGCGTGGATCGGCTGTCCGATCAGAAAGTGTCCCGGCGTCAACGCATTTAGGTCGTGCGGATCGGATGAACTCGGTGTAATCGGTCGGGAATTCAGAATGCCCTCGATGCGAGTGGTCAACGTATAGAATTCTTCGTACGTCAACACCTGCTGACCGATGACGTGTTTGAGGTGAAATTTGACGCTCTTGATGCTGGCTTCCCAAATGCCACCGAAATGCGGCGCGGCAGGCAGGTTGAAGTGTCAGGTGCAGTTGAGGTGCGACGAGAGACGGTCTTGGGCCTTGGCGTCGcgaaataacgattttaattggCGGGCGCCGCCGACGTAATTTGTGCCACAGTCCGAGTAGAGGTTGGACGGGATCCCACGGCGGACGACGAACCGGTCTAAAGCCGCGAGGAAGGCGTCAGTGCTGAGATCGGACACGATTTCGAGGTGGACCGCCTTGACggacatacaaataaataaggCGAGGTAGACCTTGACCGAATGTGCATTTCGACGACGGTGTTCCTTAACGAGAAACGGCCCTCCGTAGTCCATACCGACGTGTGAGAACGGACGGTGAGGTTGAACTCGGTAGGATGGTAGGTCAGCCATCAATGGTTGAGGGCGGACAGCCTTATGTCGTGTGCACGGAACGCACGAAAAGATGGCACGTCGAACTGCCGCGCGACCTGACAATATCCAATATTTTTGGTTCAACATTGATAGTATCAGCCTTGATCCGCCGTGCAATAATGACAAATGGTAATGGCGGATGATCAATTCGGTGAGGTGCGAGGATCGCGGCAGTAACATCGGGTGCTTCGCGTCATGACCGGCACTGGAGAAGTGCAGACGGCCTCCGACTCGTATGACACCCTTCTCGTCGACGTAGGGGGCCCGAGTAAGTACGTCCTTCGCTAATGGAAAGCGGTGACCTTCTTGGCGATCGAGCTCGTGAAGACAGCGTACGGCAAGATACGGCGCGCAGTTGAGACCGTACGTGACAGTGCATAGTTGAAACTCGACGAGTTCGTCGTTGGGTGAATCGCGCCAAAATATGTGTTGAAATGTCCGATCTTCCGGACGAATTAAAATTTGTCGATACTTTTTGACGATGTCGGCggataaaatatacctatgcatGCGGCAACGAAGTAGTATGTCGCGTAAGTCAACTTGTAGTTTCGGTCCGGTGCACAAGACGTCGTTGAGAGAGCGACCGGACGACGAAGCGGACGAGGCGTCGAACACGACGCGTATTTTGGACACGTCACCGTCGGCCTTGAGTACGGCGTGAtgcgaaataaaatatgtgccCGGTGCCGGAGCTGGTACCATGTGTCCTAACGATTGATACGTTGACATAAACTTTCGGTAGGCCGCGTATAAAACGGAATCCTTGGTCAAccgtttttctaaattataaaatcgtttTAGCGCTATGGAGCGCGAGTCACCGAGACCGTGACGCGGCGTGGCATCTTGATGTTGATCTGAGTCGGTGAATAAATGTCGAAATGGTAGGGCGACACAAAATCGACCTGTCGTATCACGTGAAGTAGACGTCTTGAAATATTCTTCACACCATTGGTCCTCTGTGGTGGGCGACGATGGTACGGCGGGTTCTTCAACCAGCCAAAACTTCTGTAATAAATCCCCAATCGACGGCGGACTTACGGCAGTGGTCAACGCGGATAAGGATGACGAGTTCGGTGTAGTGAATGATCCAAAAACTATCCAACCGAGTTGAGTGTCCAAGGCCGATGGAAGGCCGGGATGATGCTCGACGCCGGCATGTGCGCGAACAAGACTTGGTAATATGTCGGCGCCGAATAGGACGTCGACGCGCGACGGGATATCGAAATTGTTGTCGGCGAGACAGAGGTGTTGGTACTTAGAACGTACGCTCGCTGGTAACCGCGTAGATGGCATGGCGGTGGTGATTTGCGTAAGAATTACTAAATCGACTGACGGGAACAAATGAGGTTCAAAATGCGACGAAAATTGACAACTGGTTACGCCTTGTACGTGATTCACGGGACTTTGAGCGAGACCGACGATATCGGTTTTAAAACGACGTTTAGACAGGCCTAACCGAGCGAAGCAATCACTTGTCATGGCCGAAATTTGAGAACAACTGTCGAGTAGCACTCGAACTGAATGTGTTTGGTCCCAGGCGTCCTTGATGTGTACTATGGCCGTACCGAGGACAACCGTGGAGTTGGTGCACGCTGCACCCGAAAATGAGCTGGGCTTGTCGGCGGAGGGACCTGAACTGGTACTCGGAATAGCTTTGCTCGCGGCCGATGACTGATCGTTATCAAGATGTAGCAAGAAATTATGACGCTTACTGCTGCAGGAGCGACAGCCCCCTGTTGATGAACACGCGTTGAGCATATGAGACGAACTCATACATGAAAAACATAATCTTCGTGCCGCTACAAATTCGCGGCGCTTCTCGACGGTCATATCGTTGAACTTTGGACACTGGTAAACACGGTGGTCAACCTTATCGCATAACAAACAACCTCGCGATTTTGACTTGACCGATGTAGACGTGGTGGCggcaaaaactgattttttcgGTACGACTTTATTACGCGCATTATACTTTTCGTgcggttttacaataatgtcaGGTTTACTAGGCttcttaatattttctaatactcGGCACCGTTGttgtacaaattgtaataactcGTCAAACGTCGGAATATTCGATGGAGACGTACTTGATTCGAATAACTGCATCGTAGCTGGGTCCAGAATCCGAGCTCCCATGTGAAACAGCAGAAAACTGGCGAGGTCATTGACCCCGAGGGACTTAATTaaagacacattttttttaaatgtatttacgaATGATGACAGAGCTGGTAACGACTCGTGTGCGATTGGCTTGAAAGCGAAAAGTTTGTCTAAATGCGCGGAAGCTAAAAGACGCTTGTTGTCAAAACGATCGGACAATGCTTCCCACGCGAGCGCGTAATTATCCGCAGACAGCGGTATTGATTTCACAACGGCTAACGCATCTCCCTTTAGACTAGCTAATAAAAAATGGAAACGTTGCGCGTCGCCGATGAGAGTGTTATCGTGTACGAGGGACACAAATATATCGCGATAAGAACGCCACTCTAGTAAATCACCGTCGAAGTGCGGTAACTCGATTTTTGGTAGCGGGATAAAATGTTGCGACGCGGCAGCGGTGCACGACGATttaatttcagaaatatttgCGGAAGCGGCACTCACGTGAACGGCACTCGCGACGATAGTTTTAATTTCGAGACGTATTGATTCCATTGATGTAACCAACGGACGATCAACCTGTTCGAACTCGGCGATACGGTTGAGGTCAATTAACGCGTTAATAATAACATCTCGCTGACTTTGAAATTGTTCGACGAGCCTATTCAAATCATCGGCATGAATAATTAACGACGGTACTCGACTGACATCGGAGCGTGCCTCTAATGCAGTGGCGTGAATGCCTTTAATGGAATTCAGTATGTCGTCTCGTTTAGCGCGCGCTCGCGTCAAAACGATTTCCGGACTCTCCTGGACTTTTGGCGGCATGACGACAGAAATGTGATATTATGAAAACGACAAAATATTGAAGACGGATTGTTACGAAGTAGTCACATGAAATATAATCCGGCCCGAAGGACCAAACAATGTGCGAACGACGGCTGCACATGCAAAGCCGGTTAcgagtgtgcgtgtgtgtgtgagtgcgcGCACGGACGGCGGCCAACACGCAACCCGTCTCGTGTGACGATACTTAAATCAGTGGCCTTATTTGTCAGATTTTGACAAAACGTATTATCTAATTGGTAGTTTAAAGGGTAGCGCAGCCGACGCCGTTCGCGGCATTTCTGTATCCGGcgacaattataaattatatgggtCCACGTTATCCGCCCGCTTCCATCGACCGCGCTTAGTTGCTGCCTccttaattgataaaatgttaagCGCGCCATCCTTTAATCAAGAAACCCACCTCGAGCTGAATAATTTCGTAAGTGTGTTTAACGAGAGTATGACGTTTTTGACAGCACTCAAGATCCCGGACTTAGGGTCTTTTATGCTGTTCACCGTTGCGTTTCGTTGTTTACCGGTGTACACTCGCAAACTTTTTGAGTCGTCCGTCAATGTCGACTATCCGTCGGTTCAGCAGTTACTTGATTTCGTGCAATCCCGAGCGGCGGTGCTTGAGCTCGCTGGCGAAACGCGAAAAACCGGTGGCGTACCAAGCGTTTCAAAAGCCGGCCAGACGGCCGGCCAAGCGCGAAAGGGCGGTGAGCGTCAGCCGAAGGTAGACGGTCCCCGGCCCACGTCGTTAGTTACGTCAAAATCTAATAATAGTGCCTGTCAATGTTGCGCGGGTCCTCATAGTTTGACAACATGCCCGCGTTTCAAGTCTTGGTCTGTCGATGCGCGTGCGCAATGGATTCAAGGGAAACGGCtgtgttatatttgttttagtaGTAACCATTGGGCTCCAAAGTGCAGGTCGAAAACTCGCTGCCGAGAATGCTCGCGCAGGCACCATGTCCTCCTTCACCCTCCCGCGACAGAGACCGCCGAAGTGGCTGATCCCCCCTCTCCGGACACGTCGGTGTGCGCAGCTGCGCTACAGCCGCCGCAACGCCAATCGTCCGCCGTATTATTAGGTACCGCGTTAGTGCACGTACGCGATCGTTCGGGTACCTGGCACACGATGCGCGCGCTGGTTGATTGCGCGTCACAGATAAGCGCGGTGACCGTCGATTGTGTCAGCCGTTTAGGTTTAAAAGGCAAGCGGTGGACTACTCCGATCAGTGGATTAGCGGGTGTGCCGGTTGTGAACGTCCAGGGCCGCGTAAATCTCGCCGTACAACCACGGTTCGCGAACGAGCCCGTACTTGATGTAAATGCGTGGATTTTGCCATCCATTACGGGAGATTTGCCTAGAGAGACACTCCCGCGCGAGCTCTTGAATCGTTATTCGAACCTCGCGTTGGCCGATCCTGCGTTTAACGTCACGTCGTCGATCGATTTATTACTGGACGGTGACGTATACGCGTCAATTATGGACGGGCGGAAGGTGACAGTAGATAGCTCTCTTCCTGCGGCATTTAGTTCCGTTTTCGGGTGGATTCTGATAGGCCCCCTGTCTCATAGCGTTACTCATCCACACCAAGCGTTACTCGTGTCGTTAACGGTCTCACTCGAAGGGTTAGTAGAAAGGTTCTGGCAAGTGGAAGAGCCGGAGGCTGCTCCCGTAACTTTTACTGACGAAGGGCGGTGTGAACAAATATTCTACGATCAACACGTACGGTTGCCGTCGGGTCGTTTTTCGGTGCCACTTCCGTTCCGCACTTCAGTGTCCGCCGACACATTTTCTGGCTCCCGTGACATAGCTGTCCGGCGGTTCGAGTCTCTCGAACGAAAATTGGCAAAAAATCCGAAACTTAAATCACTATATGTGCAATTCATGTCCGAGTACATGTCGTTAGGTCACATGTCGGTTGCCGCGTCAGCTGGTCGGTATTTAATCCCCCATCACGCAGTATACCGCCCCGAGGTGAACGAGAGTATAATTCGAGTTGTATTCGACGCGTCCGCGCATGGTGCCTGTGGGCCGTCCTTGAATCAGGTGTTGCTGCCGGGACCTAAACTGCAGCAAGACATTATTGACATATTAACTCGTTTCCGGGTCCATAGGTACGCGTTTACAACTGACATATGCAAAATGTACCGGCAGGTGTTAATTTTACCCGAATACCGGCAATATCAACATGTCCTGTGGCGCGCGTCACCTCATGACGAACTAAttgaatatgaattaaataccGTTACATACGGTGTAAACTGCGCACCATATCTCGCGTTGCGTGTGCTGCATGCGATTGCGCGAGACGATTGCGTTACCTGCGGGCCGGTACAGAACGCCCTAACGCGCCAAACTTATGTTGACGATATTTGCGACGGCGCAGATTCGATCACTGACGTGTTAAACCTccaattgaatttaatttctattctAAAAAGGGCGGgtcttgatttaaaaaaatgggcCTCTAACACCGAGGTTATTTTGGACGCCGTCCCGGTCTCGGACCGCGTATGTAAACCGACGTCATTCGAAGACGCTGACGGGTACGGTACAAAAGTTTTGGGCCTAGAATGGCACCCGAGCGGCGACTATTTTTGTTGCGCGCTTCACCTTGAAACGTCGCCTGTACTGACAAAGCGAGGTGTCCTCTCACTAGTGGCGCGCATTTTCGACCCATTAGGTTTTTTCGGACCGGCCGTCTCAATGGCCAAAACCATCATGCAGCGGACTTGGCGACAAGAGTTGTCGTGGGATGAACCCCTACCACCGGACATTCGTGACGAATGGGTCGCTTTCGTGTCCGACTTACCGTCATTAAAACACATAAAAGTACCGCGTTATATTAACTCGAGCCAAAATGCCCCGTGTTACCTGCTAGGTTTCTGCGACGCGTCGCTGCACGGGTACGCCGCAGTTGTGTACGTACGAATGAGAGACGCGCCGACACATCAATCCGTTTTTCTAATCGGTACAAAAACAAAGTTAGCGCCACTAAAATCATTAACTGTTCCGCGTTTGGAATTAAATGCCGCGTTATTGTTGGCCCGTTGGTTAGGGCGTCTTCGCCGTATTTTAGAATCGCAACTCAATATCGTTGGCGTACACGCTTGGTCGGATTCTATGATTGTTCTTTCGTGGTTAACCGTACCCCACGAATCGGTAAAGGTGTATATTTCCAATCGCGTACACCAAATCCAATCACTGTTGCCAAGTTGTGAATGGAGATACGTCGAGTCGCTCGTCAACCCCGCCGACTGTGCATCACGCGGAGTAATGCCTTCTGCGTTAGCACAACTCGAATTATATTGGCAGGGACCTCCCATTGTTTACAAGGACCCTGCGGAGTGGGGCGCCCGTCCACCGTCGTTACCACTCAGTGATTTACCCGAGGTTCGACCAGTTTCGTGCACCGCTCGCGTGGAGGAAGTACCACGTGagtggtttgacagattttcaTCCTATGACCGCATGTTGCGAATGGTGGCCAGAATGTATCGCTTCATTGACGCATGCCGCGCAAAAAGGCCATGCGCTCTGACATTTTTGCAAAAATTCGAACTTGACCGGGCCGCTCGGGCTTTGGTCATCGAGTCCCAACGCATCCACTTCGCTATGTTGCATCGGAAATTGTCAAGTGGTCGTCCGGTTTCGTCTCGACCGTTAGCCCGGTTAGCTCCGTTTATTGATCCCGATGGTGTAATGCGCGTAGGAGGCCGGTTACGCCATTCGCTGCTAAGTTATGATTGTAAGCACCCGATGTTATTGTCAAAACCTACCGACCGTATTTGCGTTATTGTTGTGTCGCCGGTGGCACTTGTTGACGGGCCATGCGGGCCCACGCGTGCTGGCAGCACTTATCGCGCGACAGTTTTGGGTCGTCTCGCTGCGATCAGTGTTACACCATGTAGTGATGACGTGCGCGCGATGTATTAGGTTTGACGCAAAACCACCGACCCCCCTGATGGCTGACCTGCCGGCCACGCGCGTGCGTTCCCAATGNNNNNNNNNNNNNNNNNNNNNNNNNNNNNNNNNNNNNNNNNNNNNNNNNNNNNNNNNNNNNNNNNNN from the Acyrthosiphon pisum isolate AL4f chromosome X, pea_aphid_22Mar2018_4r6ur, whole genome shotgun sequence genome contains:
- the LOC103308715 gene encoding uncharacterized protein LOC103308715 yields the protein MPPKVQESPEIVLTRARAKRDDILNSIKGIHATALEARSDVSRVPSLIIHADDLNRLVEQFQSQRDVIINALIDLNRIAEFEQVDRPLVTSMESIRLEIKTIVASAVHVSAASANISEIKSSCTAAASQHFIPLPKIELPHFDGDLLEWRSYRDIFVSLVHDNTLIGDAQRFHFLLASLKGDALAVVKSIPLSADNYALAWEALSDRFDNKRLLASAHLDKLFAFKPIAHESLPALSSFVNTFKKNVSLIKSLGVNDLASFLLFHMGARILDPATMQLFESSTSPSNIPTFDELLQFVQQRCRVLENIKKPSKPDIIVKPHEKYNARNKVVPKKSVFAATTSTSVKSKSRGCLLCDKVDHRVYQCPKFNDMTVEKRREFVAARRLCFSCMSSSHMLNACSSTGGCRSCSSKRHNFLLHLDNDQSSAASKAIPSTSSGPSADKPSSFSGAACTNSTVVLGTAIVHIKDAWDQTHSVRVLLDSCSQISAMTSDCFARLGLSKRRFKTDIVGLAQSPVNHVQGVTSCQFSSHFEPHLFPSVDLVILTQITTAMPSTRLPASVRSKYQHLCLADNNFDIPSRVDVLFGADILPSLVRAHAGVEHHPGLPSALDTQLGWIVFGSFTTPNSSSLSALTTAVSPPSIGDLLQKFWLVEEPAVPSSPTTEDQWCEEYFKTSTSRDTTGRFCVALPFRHLFTDSDQHQDATPRHGLGDSRSIALKRFYNLEKRLTKDSVLYAAYRKFMSTYQSLGHMVPAPAPGTYFISHHAVLKADGDVSKIRVVFDASSASSSGRSLNDVLCTGPKLQVDLRDILLRCRMHRYILSADIVKKYRQILIRPEDRTFQHIFWRDSPNDELVEFQLCTVTYGLNCAPYLAVRCLHELDRQEGHRFPLAKDVLTRAPYVDEKGVIRVGGRLHFSSAGHDAKHPMLLPRSSHLTELIIRHYHLSLLHGGSRLILSMLNQKYWILSGRAAVRRAIFSCVPCTRHKAVRPQPLMADLPSYRVQPHRPFSHVGMDYGGPFLVKEHRRRNAHSVKVYLALFICMSVKAVHLEIVSDLSTDAFLAALDRFVVRRGIPSNLYSDCGTNYVGGARQLKSLFRDAKAQDRLSSHLNCT
- the LOC103308714 gene encoding uncharacterized protein LOC103308714, with product MRALVDCASQISAVTVDCVSRLGLKGKRWTTPISGLAGVPVVNVQGRVNLAVQPRFANEPVLDVNAWILPSITGDLPRETLPRELLNRYSNLALADPAFNVTSSIDLLLDGDVYASIMDGRKVTVDSSLPAAFSSVFGWILIGPLSHSVTHPHQALLVSLTVSLEGLVERFWQVEEPEAAPVTFTDEGRCEQIFYDQHVRLPSGRFSVPLPFRTSVSADTFSGSRDIAVRRFESLERKLAKNPKLKSLYVQFMSEYMSLGHMSVAASAGRYLIPHHAVYRPEVNESIIRVVFDASAHGACGPSLNQVLLPGPKLQQDIIDILTRFRVHRYAFTTDICKMYRQVLILPEYRQYQHVLWRASPHDELIEYELNTVTYGVNCAPYLALRVLHAIARDDCVTCGPVQNALTRQTYVDDICDGADSITDVLNLQLNLISILKRAGLDLKKWASNTEVILDAVPVSDRVCKPTSFEDADGYGTKVLGLEWHPSGDYFCCALHLETSPVLTKRGVLSLVARIFDPLGFFGPAVSMAKTIMQRTWRQELSWDEPLPPDIRDEWVAFVSDLPSLKHIKVPRYINSSQNAPCYLLGFCDASLHGYAAVVYVRMRDAPTHQSVFLIGTKTKLAPLKSLTVPRLELNAALLLARWLGRLRRILESQLNIVGVHAWSDSMIVLSWLTVPHESVKVYISNRVHQIQSLLPSCEWRYVESLVNPADCASRGVMPSALAQLELYWQGPPIVYKDPAEWGARPPSLPLSDLPEVRPVSCTARVEEVPREWFDRFSSYDRMLRMVARMYRFIDACRAKRPCALTFLQKFELDRAARALVIESQRIHFAMLHRKLSSGRPVSSRPLARLAPFIDPDGVMRVGGRLRHSLLSYDCKHPMLLSKPTDRICVIVVSPVALVDGPCGPTRAGSTYRATVLGRLAAISVTPCSDDVRAMY